From Quercus lobata isolate SW786 chromosome 1, ValleyOak3.0 Primary Assembly, whole genome shotgun sequence, one genomic window encodes:
- the LOC115983377 gene encoding auxin response factor 18 — translation MKEAEKSLDPQLWHACAGGMVQMPQVNSKVFYFPQGHAEHAQVHVDFSSLPRIPALIPCRVGDVKFLADPETDEVFSKIRLVPLGNRNIGELDFEDDGVVGANGSENPEKPASFAKTLTQSDANNGGGFSVPRYCAETIFPRLDYTADPPVQTVIAKDVHGEVWKFRHIYRGTPRRHLLTTGWSTFVNQKKLVAGDSIVFLRAENGDLCVGIRRAKRGIGGALESPSGWNPGPGNSVSSYGGFSMFLREQENKVMRNSSPAGGNLSGKGKVRPESVIEAAALAASGQPFEVAYYPRASTPEFCVKASAVKATMRTQWCSGMRFKMAFETEDSSRISWFMGTIASVQVADPLRWPNSPWRLLQVTWDEPDLLQNVKRVSPWLVEVVSNMPVIHISPFSPPRKKFRFPQHPDFSHDGQFSMPSFSGNPLGSSSPLCFLSDNTPAGIQGARHAQFGISLSDLHFNNKLQPGLCPSNFQRYNMNPRTSNSIMTSNTNSNENLSCLLTIGNSSQNLEKSDSVKRHQFLLFGQPIITEQQISRSCSSDTVSQVLTGKSSSDENQDKVKFLSDGSGSTLDQQVSPEKSSSTGFSWHQGFQTTELGLDTGHCKVFMESEDVGRTLDLSVLGSYEELHRRLANMFGIERSDMLNHVVYRDATGAVKQTGDEPFSDFMKTAKRLTIFNVSSSNNIGRTWITGMRNAENGLDASNKTGPLSIFA, via the exons ATGAAGGAGGCAGAGAAGAGCTTGGATCCTCAGCTATGGCATGCCTGCGCTGGAGGCATGGTTCAGATGCCTCAGGTTAACTCCAAGGTCTTCTATTTCCCTCAGGGCCACGCAGAGCACGCTCAGGTTCACGTAGATTTCAGCTCTTTACCCAGAATTCCTGCTCTCATTCCTTGCAGAGTTGGGGATGTGAAGTTCTTAGCTGACCCTGAAACTGATGAGGTTTTCTCAAAGATCAGATTGGTTCCACTTGGAAACAGAAACATTGGTGAGCTTGATTTTGAGGATGATGGGGTTGTGGGGGCTAATGGGTCTGAAAATCCAGAGAAACCGGCTTCGTTTGCTAAGACATTGACTCAATCTGATGCTAACAACGGTGGGGGTTTCTCGGTTCCGAGGTACTGCGCTGAGACGATCTTTCCACGGTTGGATTACACGGCGGATCCGCCTGTGCAAACTGTGATTGCCAAGGATGTTCATGGCGAGGTTTGGAAATTCAGGCATATTTATAGAGGTACACCACGGCGGCATTTGTTGACAACTGGGTGGAGCACATTTGTGAACCAGAAGAAGCTGGTTGCAGGGGATTCAATCGTGTTCCTCAGAGCCGAAAATGGCGATCTTTGTGTTGGTATTCGACGTGCCAAGCGTGGAATTGGTGGTGCACTTGAATCTCCATCTGGGTGGAACCCTGGTCCAGGAAATTCTGTTTCTTCTTATGGTGGATTTTCCATGTTTTTGAGGGAGCAGGAGAACAAAGTAATGAGAAATTCAAGCCCAGCTGGTGGCAATTTGAGTGGAAAGGGAAAGGTGAGGCCTGAATCAGTTATAGAAGCTGCGGCTCTTGCTGCTAGTGGGCAGCCATTTGAGGTTGCTTATTATCCGAGGGCCAGCACGCCGGAGTTTTGTGTTAAGGCCTCGGCTGTGAAGGCCACTATGAGGACGCAATGGTGCTCCGGGATGAGGTTTAAGATGGCATTTGAGACCGAGGATTCTTCCAGGATAAGCTGGTTCATGGGAACCATTGCATCTGTTCAGGTTGCTGACCCTCTCCGTTGGCCTAATTCCCCATGGCGGCTTCTTCAG GTGACTTGGGATGAGCCAGATTTGCTACAAAATGTGAAGCGCGTAAGCCCATGGTTGGTTGAGGTGGTATCAAATATGCCCGTTATTCACATCTCGCCCTTCTCACCACCAAGAAAGAAGTTTCGGTTTCCACAACACCCAGACTTTTCACATGACGGCCAATTTTCAATGCCGTCATTTTCAGGCAACCCCCTTGGGTCCAGCAGCCCCTTGTGTTTTCTATCTGATAACACTCCTGCAGGCATACAGGGAGCCAGGCATGCTCAATTTGGTATATCTTTATCAGATCTCCACTTTAACAACAAACTGCAGCCAGGGCTGTGTCCATCCAATTTTCAGCGATACAATATGAATCCTAGAACTTCCAATAGCATTATGACAAGCAATACAAACAGCAATGAAAATTTATCTTGCTTATTAACAATAGGAAATTCTAGTCAGAATTTGGAGAAATCTGATAGTGTGAAGAGACACCAGTTTTTACTCTTTGGTCAACCAATAATCACCGAGCAGCAGATATCTAGAAGCTGTTCTAGTGACACAGTCTCACAAGTTCTTACAGGGAAAAGTTCATCAGATGAGAATCAAGACAAAGTAAAGTTTCTTTCTGATGGATCAGGATCCACTCTTGATCAGCAAGTTTCACCAGAAAAGTCATCAAGTACTGGATTTTCATGGCACCAGGGTTTCCAAACCACTGAACTTGGCCTGGATACAGGTCACTGCAAGGTTTTCATGGAGTCAGAGGATGTGGGACGCACACTTGACCTTTCAGTTCTTGGCTCTTATGAAGAGCTTCACAGGAGGCTGGCCAACATGTTTGGAATAGAAAGATCAGACATGCTGAACCATGTTGTCTACCGAGATGCAACAGGTGCTGTCAAGCAAACTGGAGATGAACCATTCAG TGATTTTATGAAAACAGCAAAAAGACTCACTATCTTTAATGTTTCGAGCAGCAACAATATTGGAAG GACATGGATTACAGGGATGAGGAATGCTGAAAATGGACTTGATGCATCTAACAAGACAGGTCCCTTGAGCATATTTGCCTAA